One genomic region from Bubalus bubalis isolate 160015118507 breed Murrah chromosome 24, NDDB_SH_1, whole genome shotgun sequence encodes:
- the VKORC1 gene encoding vitamin K epoxide reductase complex subunit 1 isoform X1: protein MGATWRSPGWVRLALCLAGLVLSLYALHVKAARARDRDYRALCDVGTAISCSRVFSSRWGRGFGLVEHVLGKDSILNQSNSIFGCIFYTLQLLLGCLQGRWASVLLRLSCLVSLAGSVYLAWILFFVLYDFCIVCITTYAINVGLTVLSFREVQGPQGKVKGH, encoded by the exons ATGGGCGCTACCTGGCGGAGTCCGGGGTGGGTGCGGCTCGCGCTCTGCCTCGCGGGCTTAGTGCTCTCTCTCTACGCGCTGCACGTGAAAGCGGCGCGCGCCCGGGACCGGGATTACCGCGCGCTCTGCGACGTGGGCACTGCCATCAGCTGTTCGCGCGTCTTCTCCTCCAG GTGGGGCCGTGGCTTCGGACTGGTGGAACACGTGCTGGGCAAAGACAGCATCCTCAATCAATCCAACAGCATATTTGGTTGCATCTTCTACACACTGCAGTTGTTGTTAG GCTGCCTGCAGGGCCGCTGGGCATCTGTTCTACTGAGGTTGAGTTGCTTGGTGTCTCTAGCTGGTTCTGTGTACCTGGCCTGGATCCTGTTCTTCGTGCTGTATGATTTCTGCATCGTTTGCATCACTACTTATGCCATCAATGTGGGCCTGACGGTGCTCAGTTTCCGGGAGGTCCAGGGACCCCAGGGCAAGGTCAAGGGGCACTGA
- the VKORC1 gene encoding vitamin K epoxide reductase complex subunit 1 isoform X2 has translation MGATWRSPGWVRLALCLAGLVLSLYALHVKAARARDRDYRALCDVGTAISCSRVFSSRLPAGPLGICSTEVELLGVSSWFCVPGLDPVLRAV, from the exons ATGGGCGCTACCTGGCGGAGTCCGGGGTGGGTGCGGCTCGCGCTCTGCCTCGCGGGCTTAGTGCTCTCTCTCTACGCGCTGCACGTGAAAGCGGCGCGCGCCCGGGACCGGGATTACCGCGCGCTCTGCGACGTGGGCACTGCCATCAGCTGTTCGCGCGTCTTCTCCTCCAG GCTGCCTGCAGGGCCGCTGGGCATCTGTTCTACTGAGGTTGAGTTGCTTGGTGTCTCTAGCTGGTTCTGTGTACCTGGCCTGGATCCTGTTCTTCGTGCTGTATGA
- the PRSS53 gene encoding serine protease 53 isoform X1, translating into MKQSWRLKLFILGAVVLTEGTVIMPVCVPCALVGLSPSTMALGLQAAQHACGQRGPGPPEPQEGNTVPGEWPWQASVRRQGIHICSGSLVADTWVLTAAHCFEKEAMTELNSWSVVLGSLQHEGLSPGAEEVGVTALQLPRAYNHYSQGSDLALLLLARPVAHTPLCLPRPAHRFPFGTSCWATGWDQDTNDAPRTLRNLRLRLISRPTCNCLYNRLHQRSLASPARPGMLCGGPQPGMQGPCQGDSGGPVLCREPDGHWIQAGIISFASSCAREDTPVLLTDMAAHSSWLQARAQGAAFLTQNPETPEISDEDSCVGKKRNFWYLAEGLGACGSLRREGPQAGAPSPWPWDARLKHQGKLTCGGALVSEEVVLTAAHCFIGRQTPEEWTVGLGVGPEESGLKQIILHGAYTHPEGGYDVALLLLAQPVTLGPSLRPLCLPYSDHRLPDGERGWVLGLAHQGADTDSPQTVPVTLLGPRACSRLHAALGSNSILPGMVCTSVVGEPPSCEGLSGAPLVHEVRGTWFLAGLHSFGDACQGPARPAVFAALPTYENWVSSLDWQVYFAKEPEPEPKPEPEPGSCAANMSQPAHC; encoded by the exons ATGAAGCAGAGCTGGAGACTGAAGCTGTTCATCCTGGGAGCCGTGGTCCTCACAGAGG GAACTGTCATTATGCCTGTGTGTGTACCCTGTGCCCTCGTTGGCCTCTCTCCTTCCACAATGGCTTTAG GTCTTCAAGCAGCTCAGCATG CATGCGGGCAGCGAGGCCCTGGTCCCCCTGAGCCTCAGGAGGGCAACACAGTGCCTGGCGAGTGGCCGTGGCAGGCCAGCGTGAGGAGGCAGGGCATCCACATCTGCAGTGGGTCCCTGGTGGCGGACACCTGGGTCCTCACTGCGGCCCACTGCTTTGAAAA GGAGGCAATGACAGAACTGAACTCCTGGTCAGTTGTCCTGGGTTCTCTGCAGCATGAAGGTCTGAGCCCAGGGGCTGAGGAGGTGGGGGTAACGGCTCTGCAGCTGCCCAGGGCCTACAACCACTACAGCCAGGGCTCAGACCTGGCCCTCCTCCTACTGGCCCGCCCCGTAGCCCACACACCCCTCTGCTTGCCCCGACCTGCCCATCGCTTCCCCTTTGGGACTTCCTGCTGGGCCACTGGCTGGGATCAGGACACCAATGATG CTCCCAGGACCCTACGGAATCTGCGCCTGCGTCTAATCAGCCGCCCCACGTGTAACTGTCTCTACAACCGCTTGCACCAGCGGTCACTGGCCAGTCCGGCCCGGCCCGGGATGCTGTGTGGGGGTCCCCAGCCTGGGATGCAGGGGCCCTGTCAG GGAGATTCCGGCGGTCCTGTGCTGTGCCGTGAACCCGATGGACACTGGATTCAAGCAGGGATCATCAGTTTTGCATCAAGCTGTGCCCGGGAAGACACTCCTGTGCTGCTGACTGATATGGCTGCTCACAGCTCCTGGCTGCAGGCTCGAGCTCAGGGGGCAGCCTTCCTAACCCAGAACCCAGAGACCCCGGAGATTAGTGATGAGGACAGCTGTGTAG GTAAGAAGAGGAATTTCTGGTACCTGGCTGAAGGTCTCGGGG CCTGTGGATCTCTGAGGAGAGAAGGCCCTCAGGCAGGAGCTCCCTCCCCGTGGCCCTGGGACGCCAGGCTGAAGCACCAAGGGAAGCTGACTTGCGGCGGAGCCCTGGTGTCAGAGGAGGTGGTGCTGACTGCTGCCCATTGCTTCATTGG GCGCCAGACCCCAGAGGAATGGACGGTAGGCCTGGGGGTCGGACCAGAAGAGTCGGGCCTGAAGCAAATCATCCTGCATGGGGCATATACCCATCCAGAGGGGGGCTATGACGTGGCCCTCCTGCTGTTGGCCCAGCCTGTAACCCTGGGCCCCAGCCTGCGGCCCCTCTGCCTGCCCTACTCCGACCACCGTCTGCCTGATGGGGAACGTGGCTGGGTCCTGGGCCTGGCCCACCAAGGAGCAG ACACTGACTCCCCTCAGACAGTGCCTGTGACCCTCCTGGGGCCCAGGGCCTGTAGCCGCCTACACGCAGCCCTCGGGAGCAACAGCATTCTGCCAGGGATGGTGTGTACCAGTGTTGTGGGCGAGCCGCCCAGCTGTGAG GGCCTGTCGGGGGCACCGCTGGTGCACGAAGTGAGGGGCACATGGTTCCTGGCTGGGCTGCACAGCTTCGGAGATGCCTGCCAAGGCCCCGCAAGACCTGCTGTCTTTGCGGCACTCCCCACCTACGAGAACTGGGTCAGCAGTTTGGACTGGCAGGTCTACTTTGCTAAGGAGCCTGAGCCTGAGCCCAAGCCCGAGCCCGAGCCCGGAAGCTGCGCAGCTAACATGA GCCAGCCAGCCCACTGCTGA
- the PRSS53 gene encoding serine protease 53 isoform X4: protein MKQSWRLKLFILGAVVLTEGTVIMPVCVPCALVGLSPSTMALGLQAAQHACGQRGPGPPEPQEGNTVPGEWPWQASVRRQGIHICSGSLVADTWVLTAAHCFEKEAMTELNSWSVVLGSLQHEGLSPGAEEVGVTALQLPRAYNHYSQGSDLALLLLARPVAHTPLCLPRPAHRFPFGTSCWATGWDQDTNDAPRTLRNLRLRLISRPTCNCLYNRLHQRSLASPARPGMLCGGPQPGMQGPCQGDSGGPVLCREPDGHWIQAGIISFASSCAREDTPVLLTDMAAHSSWLQARAQGAAFLTQNPETPEISDEDSCVGKKRNFWYLAEGLGACGSLRREGPQAGAPSPWPWDARLKHQGKLTCGGALVSEEVVLTAAHCFIGRQTPEEWTVGLGVGPEESGLKQIILHGAYTHPEGGYDVALLLLAQPVTLGPSLRPLCLPYSDHRLPDGERGWVLGLAHQGADTDSPQTVPVTLLGPRACSRLHAALGSNSILPGMVCTSVVGEPPSCELPREKRRSKTSVP, encoded by the exons ATGAAGCAGAGCTGGAGACTGAAGCTGTTCATCCTGGGAGCCGTGGTCCTCACAGAGG GAACTGTCATTATGCCTGTGTGTGTACCCTGTGCCCTCGTTGGCCTCTCTCCTTCCACAATGGCTTTAG GTCTTCAAGCAGCTCAGCATG CATGCGGGCAGCGAGGCCCTGGTCCCCCTGAGCCTCAGGAGGGCAACACAGTGCCTGGCGAGTGGCCGTGGCAGGCCAGCGTGAGGAGGCAGGGCATCCACATCTGCAGTGGGTCCCTGGTGGCGGACACCTGGGTCCTCACTGCGGCCCACTGCTTTGAAAA GGAGGCAATGACAGAACTGAACTCCTGGTCAGTTGTCCTGGGTTCTCTGCAGCATGAAGGTCTGAGCCCAGGGGCTGAGGAGGTGGGGGTAACGGCTCTGCAGCTGCCCAGGGCCTACAACCACTACAGCCAGGGCTCAGACCTGGCCCTCCTCCTACTGGCCCGCCCCGTAGCCCACACACCCCTCTGCTTGCCCCGACCTGCCCATCGCTTCCCCTTTGGGACTTCCTGCTGGGCCACTGGCTGGGATCAGGACACCAATGATG CTCCCAGGACCCTACGGAATCTGCGCCTGCGTCTAATCAGCCGCCCCACGTGTAACTGTCTCTACAACCGCTTGCACCAGCGGTCACTGGCCAGTCCGGCCCGGCCCGGGATGCTGTGTGGGGGTCCCCAGCCTGGGATGCAGGGGCCCTGTCAG GGAGATTCCGGCGGTCCTGTGCTGTGCCGTGAACCCGATGGACACTGGATTCAAGCAGGGATCATCAGTTTTGCATCAAGCTGTGCCCGGGAAGACACTCCTGTGCTGCTGACTGATATGGCTGCTCACAGCTCCTGGCTGCAGGCTCGAGCTCAGGGGGCAGCCTTCCTAACCCAGAACCCAGAGACCCCGGAGATTAGTGATGAGGACAGCTGTGTAG GTAAGAAGAGGAATTTCTGGTACCTGGCTGAAGGTCTCGGGG CCTGTGGATCTCTGAGGAGAGAAGGCCCTCAGGCAGGAGCTCCCTCCCCGTGGCCCTGGGACGCCAGGCTGAAGCACCAAGGGAAGCTGACTTGCGGCGGAGCCCTGGTGTCAGAGGAGGTGGTGCTGACTGCTGCCCATTGCTTCATTGG GCGCCAGACCCCAGAGGAATGGACGGTAGGCCTGGGGGTCGGACCAGAAGAGTCGGGCCTGAAGCAAATCATCCTGCATGGGGCATATACCCATCCAGAGGGGGGCTATGACGTGGCCCTCCTGCTGTTGGCCCAGCCTGTAACCCTGGGCCCCAGCCTGCGGCCCCTCTGCCTGCCCTACTCCGACCACCGTCTGCCTGATGGGGAACGTGGCTGGGTCCTGGGCCTGGCCCACCAAGGAGCAG ACACTGACTCCCCTCAGACAGTGCCTGTGACCCTCCTGGGGCCCAGGGCCTGTAGCCGCCTACACGCAGCCCTCGGGAGCAACAGCATTCTGCCAGGGATGGTGTGTACCAGTGTTGTGGGCGAGCCGCCCAGCTGTGAG CTGCCTAGGGAGAAGAGGAGGTCAAAAACCAGTGTCCCCTGA
- the PRSS53 gene encoding serine protease 53 isoform X2, giving the protein MKQSWRLKLFILGAVVLTEGTVIMPVCVPCALVGLSPSTMALGLQAAQHACGQRGPGPPEPQEGNTVPGEWPWQASVRRQGIHICSGSLVADTWVLTAAHCFEKEAMTELNSWSVVLGSLQHEGLSPGAEEVGVTALQLPRAYNHYSQGSDLALLLLARPVAHTPLCLPRPAHRFPFGTSCWATGWDQDTNDAPRTLRNLRLRLISRPTCNCLYNRLHQRSLASPARPGMLCGGPQPGMQGPCQGDSGGPVLCREPDGHWIQAGIISFASSCAREDTPVLLTDMAAHSSWLQARAQGAAFLTQNPETPEISDEDSCVACGSLRREGPQAGAPSPWPWDARLKHQGKLTCGGALVSEEVVLTAAHCFIGRQTPEEWTVGLGVGPEESGLKQIILHGAYTHPEGGYDVALLLLAQPVTLGPSLRPLCLPYSDHRLPDGERGWVLGLAHQGADTDSPQTVPVTLLGPRACSRLHAALGSNSILPGMVCTSVVGEPPSCEGLSGAPLVHEVRGTWFLAGLHSFGDACQGPARPAVFAALPTYENWVSSLDWQVYFAKEPEPEPKPEPEPGSCAANMSQPAHC; this is encoded by the exons ATGAAGCAGAGCTGGAGACTGAAGCTGTTCATCCTGGGAGCCGTGGTCCTCACAGAGG GAACTGTCATTATGCCTGTGTGTGTACCCTGTGCCCTCGTTGGCCTCTCTCCTTCCACAATGGCTTTAG GTCTTCAAGCAGCTCAGCATG CATGCGGGCAGCGAGGCCCTGGTCCCCCTGAGCCTCAGGAGGGCAACACAGTGCCTGGCGAGTGGCCGTGGCAGGCCAGCGTGAGGAGGCAGGGCATCCACATCTGCAGTGGGTCCCTGGTGGCGGACACCTGGGTCCTCACTGCGGCCCACTGCTTTGAAAA GGAGGCAATGACAGAACTGAACTCCTGGTCAGTTGTCCTGGGTTCTCTGCAGCATGAAGGTCTGAGCCCAGGGGCTGAGGAGGTGGGGGTAACGGCTCTGCAGCTGCCCAGGGCCTACAACCACTACAGCCAGGGCTCAGACCTGGCCCTCCTCCTACTGGCCCGCCCCGTAGCCCACACACCCCTCTGCTTGCCCCGACCTGCCCATCGCTTCCCCTTTGGGACTTCCTGCTGGGCCACTGGCTGGGATCAGGACACCAATGATG CTCCCAGGACCCTACGGAATCTGCGCCTGCGTCTAATCAGCCGCCCCACGTGTAACTGTCTCTACAACCGCTTGCACCAGCGGTCACTGGCCAGTCCGGCCCGGCCCGGGATGCTGTGTGGGGGTCCCCAGCCTGGGATGCAGGGGCCCTGTCAG GGAGATTCCGGCGGTCCTGTGCTGTGCCGTGAACCCGATGGACACTGGATTCAAGCAGGGATCATCAGTTTTGCATCAAGCTGTGCCCGGGAAGACACTCCTGTGCTGCTGACTGATATGGCTGCTCACAGCTCCTGGCTGCAGGCTCGAGCTCAGGGGGCAGCCTTCCTAACCCAGAACCCAGAGACCCCGGAGATTAGTGATGAGGACAGCTGTGTAG CCTGTGGATCTCTGAGGAGAGAAGGCCCTCAGGCAGGAGCTCCCTCCCCGTGGCCCTGGGACGCCAGGCTGAAGCACCAAGGGAAGCTGACTTGCGGCGGAGCCCTGGTGTCAGAGGAGGTGGTGCTGACTGCTGCCCATTGCTTCATTGG GCGCCAGACCCCAGAGGAATGGACGGTAGGCCTGGGGGTCGGACCAGAAGAGTCGGGCCTGAAGCAAATCATCCTGCATGGGGCATATACCCATCCAGAGGGGGGCTATGACGTGGCCCTCCTGCTGTTGGCCCAGCCTGTAACCCTGGGCCCCAGCCTGCGGCCCCTCTGCCTGCCCTACTCCGACCACCGTCTGCCTGATGGGGAACGTGGCTGGGTCCTGGGCCTGGCCCACCAAGGAGCAG ACACTGACTCCCCTCAGACAGTGCCTGTGACCCTCCTGGGGCCCAGGGCCTGTAGCCGCCTACACGCAGCCCTCGGGAGCAACAGCATTCTGCCAGGGATGGTGTGTACCAGTGTTGTGGGCGAGCCGCCCAGCTGTGAG GGCCTGTCGGGGGCACCGCTGGTGCACGAAGTGAGGGGCACATGGTTCCTGGCTGGGCTGCACAGCTTCGGAGATGCCTGCCAAGGCCCCGCAAGACCTGCTGTCTTTGCGGCACTCCCCACCTACGAGAACTGGGTCAGCAGTTTGGACTGGCAGGTCTACTTTGCTAAGGAGCCTGAGCCTGAGCCCAAGCCCGAGCCCGAGCCCGGAAGCTGCGCAGCTAACATGA GCCAGCCAGCCCACTGCTGA
- the PRSS53 gene encoding serine protease 53 isoform X3 — protein MKQSWRLKLFILGAVVLTEGLQAAQHACGQRGPGPPEPQEGNTVPGEWPWQASVRRQGIHICSGSLVADTWVLTAAHCFEKEAMTELNSWSVVLGSLQHEGLSPGAEEVGVTALQLPRAYNHYSQGSDLALLLLARPVAHTPLCLPRPAHRFPFGTSCWATGWDQDTNDAPRTLRNLRLRLISRPTCNCLYNRLHQRSLASPARPGMLCGGPQPGMQGPCQGDSGGPVLCREPDGHWIQAGIISFASSCAREDTPVLLTDMAAHSSWLQARAQGAAFLTQNPETPEISDEDSCVGKKRNFWYLAEGLGACGSLRREGPQAGAPSPWPWDARLKHQGKLTCGGALVSEEVVLTAAHCFIGRQTPEEWTVGLGVGPEESGLKQIILHGAYTHPEGGYDVALLLLAQPVTLGPSLRPLCLPYSDHRLPDGERGWVLGLAHQGADTDSPQTVPVTLLGPRACSRLHAALGSNSILPGMVCTSVVGEPPSCEGLSGAPLVHEVRGTWFLAGLHSFGDACQGPARPAVFAALPTYENWVSSLDWQVYFAKEPEPEPKPEPEPGSCAANMSQPAHC, from the exons ATGAAGCAGAGCTGGAGACTGAAGCTGTTCATCCTGGGAGCCGTGGTCCTCACAGAGG GTCTTCAAGCAGCTCAGCATG CATGCGGGCAGCGAGGCCCTGGTCCCCCTGAGCCTCAGGAGGGCAACACAGTGCCTGGCGAGTGGCCGTGGCAGGCCAGCGTGAGGAGGCAGGGCATCCACATCTGCAGTGGGTCCCTGGTGGCGGACACCTGGGTCCTCACTGCGGCCCACTGCTTTGAAAA GGAGGCAATGACAGAACTGAACTCCTGGTCAGTTGTCCTGGGTTCTCTGCAGCATGAAGGTCTGAGCCCAGGGGCTGAGGAGGTGGGGGTAACGGCTCTGCAGCTGCCCAGGGCCTACAACCACTACAGCCAGGGCTCAGACCTGGCCCTCCTCCTACTGGCCCGCCCCGTAGCCCACACACCCCTCTGCTTGCCCCGACCTGCCCATCGCTTCCCCTTTGGGACTTCCTGCTGGGCCACTGGCTGGGATCAGGACACCAATGATG CTCCCAGGACCCTACGGAATCTGCGCCTGCGTCTAATCAGCCGCCCCACGTGTAACTGTCTCTACAACCGCTTGCACCAGCGGTCACTGGCCAGTCCGGCCCGGCCCGGGATGCTGTGTGGGGGTCCCCAGCCTGGGATGCAGGGGCCCTGTCAG GGAGATTCCGGCGGTCCTGTGCTGTGCCGTGAACCCGATGGACACTGGATTCAAGCAGGGATCATCAGTTTTGCATCAAGCTGTGCCCGGGAAGACACTCCTGTGCTGCTGACTGATATGGCTGCTCACAGCTCCTGGCTGCAGGCTCGAGCTCAGGGGGCAGCCTTCCTAACCCAGAACCCAGAGACCCCGGAGATTAGTGATGAGGACAGCTGTGTAG GTAAGAAGAGGAATTTCTGGTACCTGGCTGAAGGTCTCGGGG CCTGTGGATCTCTGAGGAGAGAAGGCCCTCAGGCAGGAGCTCCCTCCCCGTGGCCCTGGGACGCCAGGCTGAAGCACCAAGGGAAGCTGACTTGCGGCGGAGCCCTGGTGTCAGAGGAGGTGGTGCTGACTGCTGCCCATTGCTTCATTGG GCGCCAGACCCCAGAGGAATGGACGGTAGGCCTGGGGGTCGGACCAGAAGAGTCGGGCCTGAAGCAAATCATCCTGCATGGGGCATATACCCATCCAGAGGGGGGCTATGACGTGGCCCTCCTGCTGTTGGCCCAGCCTGTAACCCTGGGCCCCAGCCTGCGGCCCCTCTGCCTGCCCTACTCCGACCACCGTCTGCCTGATGGGGAACGTGGCTGGGTCCTGGGCCTGGCCCACCAAGGAGCAG ACACTGACTCCCCTCAGACAGTGCCTGTGACCCTCCTGGGGCCCAGGGCCTGTAGCCGCCTACACGCAGCCCTCGGGAGCAACAGCATTCTGCCAGGGATGGTGTGTACCAGTGTTGTGGGCGAGCCGCCCAGCTGTGAG GGCCTGTCGGGGGCACCGCTGGTGCACGAAGTGAGGGGCACATGGTTCCTGGCTGGGCTGCACAGCTTCGGAGATGCCTGCCAAGGCCCCGCAAGACCTGCTGTCTTTGCGGCACTCCCCACCTACGAGAACTGGGTCAGCAGTTTGGACTGGCAGGTCTACTTTGCTAAGGAGCCTGAGCCTGAGCCCAAGCCCGAGCCCGAGCCCGGAAGCTGCGCAGCTAACATGA GCCAGCCAGCCCACTGCTGA